A single Plasmodium yoelii strain 17X genome assembly, chromosome: 10 DNA region contains:
- a CDS encoding PIR protein: MDKTLCEQFDKLRNYIPDELKTSTSNDIHELGNAKNYCPNQGSGGTECKTDFDKIKAGCLWLFEQLFVKSSNSNINNVGYIIIWLSYKLNQKTYDEIKNLNDFYKKCIENNTHYTNCKQGDQDCSTSLNSNTGYPNYKKIIDARKGLLNINIKNMSKFYDAFKLLCNMYTKFYANKNNKEYLNCAKKFVEKYKELNDDSDNTKDEAYCQVLSTLSNDYNNFKSSCADSDYCNNIPSLTSTETEEIVMKSSGNICDDTPSFSIVKKLILALLIFSVISIFLGIFFKCSLFVLRKRAKKQYLREQLKNIKKRMDH, translated from the exons aTGGATAAAACCCTG tgtgaacAGTTTGATAAATTGAGAAACTATATACCCGATGAATTAAAAACATCTACAAGTAATGATATTCATGAATTAGGGAATGCTAAGAATTATTGTCCTAATCAAGGTTCAGGGGGAACAGAATGTAAGACTgatttcgataaaattaaggCTGGATGTTTATGGTTGTTTGAGCAATTGTTTGTGAAAAGTAGTAATAGTAATATCAATAATGTCGgatatattatcatatggttaagttataaactaaATCAAAAGACGTATGACGAAATCAAGAATCTAAAtgatttttacaaaaaatgtatagaaaataatacgCATTATACTAATTGTAAACAAGGTGATCAAGATTGTAGTACGTCATTAAATAGTAATACAGGATATCCAAATTATAAGAAAATCATAGATGCAAGAAAGGGATTAttgaatattaatattaaaaatatgtctaaattttatgatgcatttaaattattatgtaacatgtatactaaattttatgcaaacaaaaataataaagaatatttaaattgtgCCAAAaaatttgttgaaaaatataaagaacttAATGACGATTCTGATAATACTAAAGATGAAGCCTATTGTCAAgtattgtctacattatcaaatgattataataattttaaaagttCTTGTGCTGATAGCGATTATTGTAACAATATTCCATCCCTTACATCGACAGAAACAGAAGAAATTGTTATGAAAAGTTCTGGAAATATTTGTGATGATACACCAAGCTTCTCgatagtaaaaaaattaattctagctttattaatattcagTGTAATATCAATCTTTTtgggaattttttttaag TGTTCGTTATTTGTATTACGGAAAAGAGctaaaaaacaatatttaagagaacagctaaaaaatataaagaagagaatggatcattaa
- a CDS encoding fam-a protein — MNIFFVQIVLFLLIISLCVNKNTLATELIPKKDKKHKSNKFTKHKPKKNKKCYPTYDNTKEIYQKNKHLLYIDTEETIKACKFMNDALKQLEHHATSKGYTICGGIPSENKVFYKKKHRGHTKILKAEYLIYDPNQYNELLNKIWNPDSDLYLNNSAVKKKIVRVYNPNLVMIQQRCKKHPWSLRKYFYALAAKFKISENKAIVVMASANIIDHNRKNKKYFENKMVKSANLFQAEIDSEDDIRNGKIKKAFVNLIGYIVDEHGSI, encoded by the exons atgaatatattttttgttcaaattgttttatttcttttaataatcTCCCTATGTGTGAATAAAAACACCCTTGCAACTGAGCTTATTccaaaaaaagataaaaaacacaaatcaaacaaatttacaaaacacaaaccaaaaaaaaataaaaaatgttatccTAC ctatgataatacaaaagaaatatatcaaaaaaacaaGCACCTGTTATATATCGATACCGAAGAAACTATAAAAGCGTGCAAATTTATGAATGACGCTTTAAAACAGTTAGAACATCATGCTACAAGTAAAGGCTATACAATTTGTGGCGGAATTCCTTCTGAGAATAaagttttttataaaaaaaaacatcgaGGTCATACAAAAATTCTAAAAGCTGAATATCTAATTTATGATCCGAATCAA tataatgaactattaaacaaaatatgGAATCCCGATAGTGAcctatatttaaataattccgctgttaaaa aaaaaattgtCCGTGTGTACAATCCAAATTTAGTAATGATACAACAACGTTGCAAAAAACACCCGTGGTCTCTtcgtaaatatttttatgctttaGCTGCAAAATTTAAA ataTCAGAAAACAAAGCTATAGTTGTCATGGCTTCAGCAAATATAATTGATCACAAccgtaaaaataaaaaatattttgaaaacaaAATGGTAAAAAGTGCAAATTTATTCCAAGCTGAAATTGATTCTGAAGATGATATtagaaatggaaaaataaaaaaagcgTTTGTTAACTTAATTGGATACATT gTTGATGAACATGGTtccatttaa